Proteins from one Fragaria vesca subsp. vesca linkage group LG6, FraVesHawaii_1.0, whole genome shotgun sequence genomic window:
- the LOC101298616 gene encoding uncharacterized protein LOC101298616: MPSPKQKPTRSYIPFQQHDSLVEPTYYDYSFMPSYMANTQSSRAKKVRSQSEPKQRPDGSNNYKSKHTELVDSTDEQFLRRSSSQFKTNDQKNHDLFGKLYRPRRLFEDNKYDYINPSHSQYTESLASEPHVILY, from the coding sequence ATGCCTTCACCCAAACAAAAGCCAACAAGATCCTACATCCCTTTTCAACAGCATGATTCTTTAGTTGAGCCTACATATTATGACTACTCATTCATGCCTAGTTACATGGCCAACACACAATCTTCAAGGGCCAAAAAAGTCAGGTCACAAAGTGAACCTAAGCAACGACCTGATGGGAGCAACAACTATAAAAGCAAGCACACAGAACTAGTAGATTCAACAGATGAACAGTTTCTGAGACGTTCGTCTTCACAGTTCAAAACCAATGATCAGAAAAACCATGATCTGTTTGGTAAGCTCTATAGACCAAGAAGATTGTTTGAGGATAACAAGTATGATTACATTAATCCAAGTCATTCCCAGTATACTGAATCTCTAGCTTCAGAG